One Prevotella intermedia ATCC 25611 = DSM 20706 DNA window includes the following coding sequences:
- the yfcE gene encoding phosphodiesterase has translation MKYLLVSDIHGCRPALEKVLKFYDEQRCDMLCILGDILNYGPRNSIPEGLDPKGIVELLNARAKDIVAIRGNCDGEVDQMLLNFPILGDYLLLVDEGKKLFLTHGHVYNKEKMPQGQFDAVVYGHTHLWEITPQAGTIVCNTGSITFPKGGNVATFMTYEGGTFTVYDMEGAVLKQYTL, from the coding sequence ATGAAATATTTATTGGTATCAGATATTCACGGTTGCCGTCCTGCCTTGGAAAAGGTGTTGAAGTTCTACGACGAGCAGCGTTGCGACATGCTTTGCATATTGGGCGATATATTGAACTACGGTCCACGCAACTCTATTCCCGAAGGACTCGACCCCAAAGGCATTGTAGAACTGCTGAATGCACGCGCCAAAGACATTGTGGCAATTCGTGGAAACTGCGACGGCGAAGTAGACCAAATGCTGCTCAACTTCCCTATTCTTGGCGATTACCTGCTGTTGGTAGACGAAGGCAAGAAGCTGTTTCTTACACACGGACACGTATATAACAAGGAGAAGATGCCACAAGGGCAGTTCGATGCCGTGGTGTATGGGCATACACACCTGTGGGAAATTACACCACAAGCGGGCACAATCGTCTGCAACACTGGCTCCATTACCTTTCCGAAGGGAGGCAATGTGGCAACATTTATGACCTATGAGGGGGGTACTTTCACCGTCTACGATATGGAAGGAGCGGTGCTGAAGCAATATACGCTGTAA
- a CDS encoding TlpA disulfide reductase family protein, with translation MKNIIKTIVAGGFLVGMTALISSCVGEKFHVEGTIGNAQDSVLYFEHNGLTGFTTVDSVKLDEKGAFSFAGDKIDNPEFYRLRIAEQIINIAIDSTETVKVTAKYPQMATEYDVNGSYENEKIKELALKQINLQTQCQALYNHQPEVADSIVEVLVQTYKEDVALNYIYKEPMKAYSYFALFQFIVVNNAARLIFNPAKDAKDNKVFGAVATSWDTFYPHSERGQNLHNITIKGMRDDRIASANKQQVEIRAEETGVIDLPLRDNRGKMHHLTDLKGQVVLLNFHAFSLPESPEYIMQMRELYDAYHARGLEIYMVSLDENVHFWKESVASLPWINVYDNTGISEAYTSAATATPIIYLIDRNNIVVKNPAQIKNLPKEIEALL, from the coding sequence ATGAAAAATATAATCAAAACAATAGTTGCAGGCGGTTTCCTTGTGGGAATGACTGCTTTGATTAGTAGTTGTGTCGGCGAGAAGTTTCACGTTGAGGGAACAATCGGTAACGCCCAAGACTCTGTGCTTTACTTTGAGCACAACGGTCTGACAGGTTTTACCACCGTAGACTCGGTGAAGCTCGACGAGAAAGGTGCTTTCTCGTTTGCAGGCGACAAGATTGACAACCCCGAGTTTTACCGTTTGCGCATTGCCGAACAGATTATAAACATTGCCATCGACTCTACCGAAACGGTCAAGGTAACGGCAAAGTATCCGCAAATGGCAACCGAATACGATGTCAATGGGTCGTATGAGAACGAGAAAATAAAGGAACTGGCGTTGAAGCAAATCAACTTGCAAACCCAATGTCAGGCACTGTACAACCATCAACCCGAAGTTGCCGACTCGATTGTAGAGGTGCTTGTGCAAACTTACAAGGAAGATGTAGCCCTCAACTACATTTACAAGGAACCGATGAAGGCGTACAGCTACTTTGCACTCTTTCAGTTCATTGTCGTAAACAATGCGGCACGCCTCATCTTCAACCCTGCCAAGGACGCCAAAGACAATAAGGTTTTCGGTGCGGTAGCAACGAGTTGGGACACTTTCTATCCTCATTCGGAACGTGGACAGAACTTGCACAATATTACAATTAAGGGTATGCGCGACGACCGTATTGCGTCTGCCAATAAGCAACAAGTGGAGATTAGAGCCGAAGAAACGGGCGTAATCGACTTGCCTTTGCGCGATAACAGAGGAAAGATGCACCATCTGACCGATTTGAAAGGACAGGTAGTGTTGCTTAACTTCCACGCTTTCTCGCTCCCAGAGTCGCCTGAATACATTATGCAGATGCGCGAACTGTACGACGCATATCACGCAAGAGGATTGGAAATCTATATGGTTTCTCTCGATGAAAACGTGCATTTCTGGAAAGAAAGCGTTGCGAGTCTGCCTTGGATTAACGTTTACGACAACACAGGCATTAGCGAAGCCTACACCAGTGCAGCCACTGCAACGCCGATTATCTATCTTATCGACCGCAACAACATTGTCGTGAAGAACCCTGCACAGATAAAAAATCTGCCTAAAGAGATAGAAGCACTGTTGTAA
- a CDS encoding M15 family metallopeptidase, with protein MKKEWIFLAFWLVVSSFAVLNLQDRNGKKPVQAGSKQSQKSATAQYMEKQGLVDIKSVDPTIKVALMYARTDNFCHKLLYTNLREAYALPQCAAALKKAQAELKRLRPDLSLIIFDATRPMSVQQTMWDAVKHTNHSFYVSNPANGGGMHNYGMAVDISLCKASWSEKQWCDGATPCRIDTIPMGVKVDHLGYESHIDKEQQLLAKGILTKESLENRQLLRRVMKSAGFQPLRTEWWHFNLCTRAWAKANLKVVR; from the coding sequence ATGAAGAAAGAATGGATATTTTTAGCATTTTGGCTGGTTGTTTCGAGCTTTGCAGTGTTGAATTTGCAAGATAGAAACGGCAAGAAACCTGTGCAAGCAGGCAGCAAGCAGTCGCAAAAGTCGGCAACAGCACAGTATATGGAAAAGCAAGGATTGGTGGATATAAAGAGCGTAGACCCCACTATAAAGGTGGCTTTGATGTATGCACGAACCGACAATTTCTGCCATAAACTGCTCTATACCAACCTGCGCGAAGCCTACGCACTACCACAATGTGCTGCAGCCTTGAAGAAAGCGCAAGCAGAACTGAAGCGACTTCGTCCCGATTTAAGCCTCATCATCTTCGATGCGACACGCCCAATGAGTGTGCAACAAACGATGTGGGACGCCGTAAAGCATACCAACCACAGCTTTTACGTGTCGAACCCTGCCAACGGAGGGGGTATGCACAACTACGGAATGGCAGTAGACATCAGTCTTTGCAAAGCATCGTGGAGCGAAAAGCAATGGTGCGACGGCGCAACACCTTGTCGGATAGATACCATTCCAATGGGTGTGAAGGTGGACCATTTGGGCTACGAGAGCCACATCGACAAGGAACAGCAGCTATTGGCAAAAGGAATACTTACGAAAGAAAGCCTTGAGAACCGACAGTTGCTGCGCCGTGTAATGAAATCGGCAGGCTTTCAGCCGTTAAGAACGGAGTGGTGGCACTTCAACCTATGCACACGTGCGTGGGCAAAAGCAAACTTAAAGGTAGTGAGATAA
- the mnmG gene encoding tRNA uridine-5-carboxymethylaminomethyl(34) synthesis enzyme MnmG: MTFKYDVLVIGGGHAGCEAATAAANIGAKVCLVTMDMNKIAQMSCNPAVGGIAKGQIVREIDALGGQMGIVTDATAIQFRMLNRSKGPAVWSPRAQCDREKFITEWKRILDHTDNLDIFQDQADELIVENGRAIGVRTIWGVELFARTVIVTAGTFLNGLMHIGKRQVEGGRCAEPAVHNFAESITRWGVRKDRMKTGTPVRIDKRSVHFDEMEAQPGENDYHQFSYFGQHRMLPQLPCWTCNTNEEAHEILRKGVPDSPLFNGQIQSTGPRYCPSIETKLVTFPDKNTHPLFLEPEGVDTNEMYLNGFSSSMPWEIQLEALRKIPALRDAKMYRPGYAIEYDYFDPTQLKPSLESKIIEGLFLAGQVNGTTGYEEAGGQGLVAGVNAALQCAGSKPFIMKRDESYIGVLIDDLTMKGVDEPYRMFTSRAEYRILLRQDDADARLSERAYEIGLAKRDRYDWWLHKKANIERIIDYCNKTAIKSNEINGFLDSIGSSAIQGSVKISELIARPGVSLYGLADHLPHLKEILESSPNRKEEITEAAEIKIKYKGYIERERTFAEKMRRLEDIKIKGHFDYSAIHDLSTECRQKLERIQPETLAQASRIPGVSPSDINVLLVLMGR; this comes from the coding sequence ATTACTTTCAAATACGATGTGCTGGTCATTGGCGGTGGGCACGCTGGTTGCGAAGCAGCCACGGCAGCTGCCAACATAGGCGCAAAGGTGTGTTTGGTAACAATGGATATGAACAAAATTGCCCAAATGAGTTGCAACCCTGCAGTGGGAGGCATAGCAAAAGGGCAGATTGTGAGAGAAATCGACGCATTAGGCGGACAGATGGGCATTGTTACCGACGCCACAGCCATACAGTTTCGTATGCTCAACCGCTCAAAAGGACCTGCTGTCTGGAGCCCAAGAGCACAGTGCGACAGAGAGAAATTCATAACGGAATGGAAGAGAATACTCGACCATACCGACAATCTCGATATATTCCAAGACCAAGCCGACGAGCTAATCGTGGAAAATGGGCGTGCCATAGGTGTGCGCACGATATGGGGAGTAGAACTTTTCGCACGCACGGTAATCGTTACGGCAGGCACATTCCTCAACGGACTGATGCATATTGGCAAGCGACAGGTGGAAGGCGGACGCTGTGCCGAACCTGCCGTGCACAACTTTGCCGAAAGCATAACGCGCTGGGGAGTGCGGAAAGACAGAATGAAGACGGGAACACCTGTGCGCATCGACAAACGTTCGGTGCACTTCGACGAGATGGAAGCACAGCCGGGAGAAAACGATTATCATCAGTTTTCATACTTCGGACAACACAGAATGCTCCCACAGCTGCCTTGTTGGACATGCAATACCAACGAGGAGGCACACGAAATCCTACGGAAAGGGGTACCAGATTCGCCCCTTTTCAACGGACAAATACAAAGCACAGGACCACGATACTGTCCGTCTATCGAAACCAAACTTGTAACTTTCCCCGATAAAAACACGCACCCGCTCTTCCTTGAGCCCGAAGGTGTGGACACAAACGAAATGTATCTGAATGGTTTTTCTTCGTCTATGCCGTGGGAAATTCAATTAGAGGCATTGCGAAAGATACCCGCTTTGCGCGATGCAAAGATGTATCGGCCAGGCTACGCTATCGAATACGATTACTTCGACCCCACACAACTGAAACCATCGTTGGAATCGAAGATTATTGAAGGACTTTTCTTGGCTGGTCAGGTAAACGGAACAACAGGCTACGAAGAAGCAGGCGGACAAGGTTTGGTAGCAGGAGTGAATGCTGCACTGCAATGTGCAGGCAGCAAACCTTTCATTATGAAACGCGACGAGAGCTATATTGGCGTACTCATCGACGATTTAACGATGAAAGGAGTGGACGAACCGTACCGTATGTTCACATCAAGAGCCGAATACAGAATACTGCTTCGTCAAGACGATGCCGATGCGCGACTGTCCGAAAGAGCCTACGAAATAGGCTTGGCAAAGCGCGACCGCTATGATTGGTGGCTGCATAAGAAAGCCAACATAGAGCGCATTATCGACTATTGCAATAAAACAGCGATTAAATCGAACGAAATTAATGGTTTCCTGGATAGTATTGGCAGCTCTGCGATACAAGGTTCGGTTAAGATTTCCGAACTTATAGCACGCCCAGGTGTCAGCTTGTATGGTTTAGCAGACCACCTACCCCACCTTAAAGAAATATTGGAATCATCGCCAAATAGAAAGGAAGAGATTACAGAAGCAGCCGAAATAAAAATAAAATATAAAGGTTACATCGAACGTGAACGCACTTTTGCCGAGAAAATGCGCCGCCTTGAAGACATCAAGATAAAAGGACACTTTGATTACAGCGCAATACACGATCTCTCAACAGAGTGCCGCCAAAAGTTAGAGCGCATACAACCCGAAACGCTTGCGCAGGCAAGCCGAATCCCTGGCGTAAGTCCAAGCGACATAAATGTACTTTTAGTGCTTATGGGAAGATAA
- a CDS encoding tetratricopeptide repeat protein — translation MEVKDVFELRKQGKIEEAYNAIRPMYAAHKGHYTTMAMFWVGVDVMRLRYQQRRLEEAYKIFQSLLRLYPTMDDSSLRGQATMLRAAMFVFDHSTTFSILDFISKWGIEKLTDDDWLMTQSNGHPVQSLGMRIVGKVFKEVEGNPTVEMALKAAPILAESLKHSPYNPNNQRYKATIYTIMGKRDKAINIYRHLLRNHHQSYLYQKLAELITDKQLKIALLTRAIATQREEKFRQRLRFTLANLLFNNHKPYAKYELEKCIAARKAAKYSITWEMQNLSASLEEVVAASEVEQKAFYREQAAVVEKYVQTVGMP, via the coding sequence ATGGAAGTGAAGGACGTATTTGAACTGAGAAAGCAAGGCAAGATAGAAGAAGCGTACAACGCTATCCGCCCTATGTATGCGGCACACAAGGGGCATTACACCACGATGGCGATGTTTTGGGTAGGTGTAGACGTTATGCGGCTGCGCTATCAGCAACGCCGATTGGAAGAAGCATATAAGATATTTCAAAGCTTGTTGAGGCTTTATCCGACTATGGACGACAGTAGTTTGCGCGGACAGGCAACGATGCTGCGCGCTGCCATGTTTGTTTTCGACCATAGTACAACTTTTTCTATTCTCGATTTCATATCCAAATGGGGCATAGAGAAGCTGACCGACGACGATTGGTTGATGACACAGAGCAACGGACACCCCGTTCAGTCGTTGGGAATGCGTATTGTTGGCAAAGTGTTCAAGGAAGTTGAGGGAAACCCTACGGTGGAAATGGCACTGAAAGCCGCCCCCATTCTTGCCGAATCGTTGAAGCATAGTCCTTACAATCCGAACAATCAACGCTATAAAGCAACGATTTACACCATTATGGGGAAGCGCGACAAGGCGATAAACATATATCGGCATTTGCTGAGAAACCACCATCAGTCGTACCTTTATCAGAAATTGGCAGAGTTGATAACCGACAAACAGCTTAAAATAGCCTTACTGACGCGTGCCATTGCCACGCAGCGAGAAGAGAAATTCCGACAACGGTTGCGCTTTACGCTCGCTAATCTGCTGTTCAACAATCATAAACCGTATGCAAAATACGAATTGGAGAAGTGTATTGCTGCACGCAAAGCAGCCAAATATTCAATTACGTGGGAAATGCAGAACCTCTCTGCCAGCTTGGAAGAGGTGGTTGCTGCGAGCGAAGTGGAACAGAAAGCCTTTTATCGGGAGCAGGCTGCGGTGGTAGAAAAGTATGTGCAGACGGTTGGAATGCCTTAG
- a CDS encoding acyl-CoA thioesterase, which produces MKKNTNYIYETRMEVRDYECDIQGIVNNAHYLHYTEHTRHRFIQSLGISFSKLHEKGIDPVVARMSLEYKTPLACDDEFISRLAMKKEGIRYIFTQDLYRASDERLCFHADVTLVILTNGKLGESKEYDEAFAPFLKQE; this is translated from the coding sequence ATGAAAAAAAACACTAATTACATCTACGAAACCCGAATGGAAGTGCGCGACTACGAATGCGATATACAAGGTATTGTGAACAACGCGCACTATCTGCACTACACGGAACATACACGCCACCGCTTTATTCAGTCGCTTGGCATCAGCTTTTCAAAGCTGCACGAAAAGGGCATAGACCCTGTTGTGGCTCGTATGAGCTTGGAATACAAGACACCATTGGCTTGCGACGATGAGTTTATATCACGATTGGCGATGAAGAAAGAAGGCATTCGCTACATATTCACACAAGACCTTTACCGTGCAAGCGACGAACGTTTGTGCTTCCACGCCGATGTAACGCTCGTTATACTGACCAACGGAAAGCTCGGCGAAAGCAAGGAATACGACGAGGCTTTCGCACCTTTCCTGAAGCAAGAATAA
- a CDS encoding THUMP-like domain-containing protein, whose protein sequence is METSEFIRQHANDDVKTLALLGKRFPKVDLPYALDQIRGRQLARTKLPAWANTEGIVYPPHLNMEQCSSEQTALYKQEIAVRLLKELPAESEPTFADLTGGFGVDFSYMSKPFKKALYVERNEQLCSIATQNFKCLGLNNISTKNGDSIEVLHQLDSVSVLFLDPARRNSNGGKVVSMADCEPNVLELCDEMVKKSHFVVLKLSPMLDWHSAVSQLKYVTEVHIVSVGNECKELLLVLTDRNKTAKGCKSNTIQIFCVNDNDVFSYEEGIYSEGENILQQRIFDRNANLPPYLYEPNASIMKAGCFAQLSETYGVAALGHNSHLFVSPDFLPHFPGRKFQIVNVCTLNKKELRRALAGMTQANIAVRNFPMRVDELKKRLKLRDGGEHYIFATTRGDKEHILIISKKEV, encoded by the coding sequence TTGGAAACTTCAGAATTTATCCGACAGCACGCCAACGACGACGTTAAAACGCTCGCACTCTTAGGAAAACGCTTTCCGAAGGTGGATTTGCCCTACGCACTCGACCAAATAAGAGGGCGGCAATTGGCACGGACGAAGCTGCCTGCGTGGGCGAATACGGAGGGCATTGTCTATCCGCCGCATCTGAATATGGAACAATGTTCGAGCGAACAAACCGCTTTGTATAAACAGGAAATCGCCGTTCGCCTGCTGAAAGAACTTCCAGCGGAGAGCGAACCTACATTTGCAGACCTTACAGGGGGCTTCGGTGTGGACTTCTCGTATATGTCGAAACCTTTCAAGAAGGCACTCTATGTAGAACGAAACGAGCAACTTTGCAGCATTGCGACACAGAATTTCAAGTGCTTGGGATTGAATAACATCAGTACAAAAAACGGCGATTCCATCGAAGTTTTACATCAGTTAGACAGCGTTTCCGTTCTTTTCTTAGACCCTGCACGCCGCAACAGCAACGGCGGCAAGGTGGTTTCGATGGCTGATTGTGAACCTAACGTATTGGAATTGTGCGATGAAATGGTGAAAAAGAGCCATTTCGTGGTGCTGAAACTGTCGCCTATGTTAGACTGGCACAGTGCCGTTTCACAACTGAAATACGTTACGGAGGTGCACATCGTATCGGTTGGAAACGAGTGCAAAGAGCTTTTGTTGGTGCTTACCGACAGAAACAAGACGGCGAAGGGCTGTAAAAGCAATACGATTCAGATATTCTGCGTAAACGACAACGATGTTTTCAGCTACGAAGAAGGTATTTACAGTGAGGGTGAAAACATACTCCAACAACGCATTTTCGACCGAAACGCCAACCTTCCACCCTATCTTTACGAGCCGAACGCTTCGATAATGAAGGCGGGGTGCTTTGCTCAGCTAAGCGAAACATACGGTGTGGCAGCCTTAGGGCATAATTCCCACTTGTTTGTTTCGCCCGACTTCCTGCCCCATTTCCCTGGTAGAAAGTTCCAAATCGTAAATGTCTGTACGCTGAACAAGAAAGAATTGCGCCGTGCTTTGGCGGGTATGACGCAGGCGAACATCGCCGTGAGAAACTTTCCGATGCGGGTTGATGAACTGAAAAAGCGACTGAAACTGCGCGACGGAGGCGAACACTACATCTTTGCAACCACACGTGGCGACAAGGAACATATACTAATAATAAGCAAAAAAGAGGTGTAA
- the dprA gene encoding DNA-processing protein DprA, with translation MKQEHLYAIALTRTTGFNQPALLELYQKAGSATAVYEHRNNIRDILPDASQHLVEGLKKLNDILPFAERELQYDEQHGIEVLCFNDDNYPQRMRECADAPLVLYKRGTANLNKQRTLSIVGTRNCTPYGRDLIRVFIRELKSICPDVLVFSGLAYGVDICAHRESLANGLDTVGVVAHGLGTIYPRMHTETAKEMSQKGGGVITEYTTNTQPVPKNFVQRNRIVAGCADATLLIESANKGGGLITCSIARSYSRDVFAFPGAIGAEYSEGCNNLIRDNGASLVTSAYDFVKAMNWDNDIKLEKAQQRGIERSLFPDLTDDEKAIVNALQKQNDLQINMLSVQANLPIARLMALLFELEMKGIVKTMAGGCYHLLDC, from the coding sequence ATGAAGCAAGAACACCTCTATGCCATTGCATTGACACGCACAACAGGGTTCAATCAGCCTGCTTTGCTCGAACTGTACCAAAAGGCTGGGTCGGCAACAGCAGTCTATGAGCATCGGAACAACATACGCGACATATTGCCCGATGCCTCGCAACACCTTGTGGAAGGACTGAAGAAGCTAAACGACATACTGCCTTTTGCCGAACGTGAATTGCAGTACGATGAGCAACACGGCATAGAAGTGCTTTGCTTCAACGACGATAATTATCCGCAACGTATGCGCGAATGTGCCGACGCACCGTTGGTTTTATACAAGCGTGGTACCGCCAACCTGAACAAACAGCGCACACTGAGCATCGTAGGGACACGCAATTGCACGCCATACGGACGCGATTTGATTCGTGTTTTCATACGTGAGCTGAAGTCAATCTGTCCCGATGTGCTCGTATTCAGTGGCTTGGCGTATGGCGTAGACATCTGTGCACACCGCGAAAGTCTTGCAAATGGATTGGATACGGTGGGCGTTGTGGCGCATGGATTAGGCACTATCTACCCACGAATGCACACCGAAACAGCAAAGGAAATGAGCCAAAAAGGGGGCGGAGTTATTACCGAATACACCACGAATACGCAACCTGTGCCCAAAAACTTCGTGCAACGCAACCGCATAGTTGCAGGTTGTGCGGACGCAACATTGCTTATTGAATCGGCAAACAAGGGCGGAGGACTTATTACGTGCAGCATTGCGCGCAGCTATAGCAGAGATGTGTTTGCCTTCCCTGGTGCTATCGGTGCGGAATACAGCGAAGGTTGTAACAATTTAATTCGTGATAACGGCGCAAGTCTTGTTACTTCGGCTTACGATTTCGTAAAGGCAATGAACTGGGACAACGACATAAAGCTCGAAAAAGCACAACAACGAGGAATCGAACGTTCGCTGTTTCCCGACCTTACCGACGACGAAAAGGCGATTGTAAATGCACTGCAAAAGCAAAACGACCTACAAATCAATATGCTTTCGGTACAGGCAAACCTACCTATTGCCCGCCTTATGGCTTTGCTTTTCGAGTTGGAAATGAAGGGAATAGTGAAGACAATGGCTGGCGGTTGCTACCATTTATTAGACTGTTAA
- a CDS encoding DUF2851 family protein, giving the protein MEKLIHYVWKHKLFPLAQLATIDGQSVEVIDVGLPNSNAGPDFFNAKVKIDGTLWVGNVEIHDKASDWFTHRHDTDAHYNNVVLHVVEQADTTVRKQNGDVPPQLVLPVPQTVKLNYKELLSADAYPPCYKIVPELSKLMVHSWLNALQTERLEQRTTAISERLKACNGNWEATYFVSLARNFGFGINGDAFEQWAKSIPFHAVDHHRDDLFQVEAIFMGQAGLLQADALPKQHHEKAIADAYFQRLQSEYKYLAHKFLLTPIDAQQWRFLRLRPQNFPYIRIAQLAQLYYNRRSGLAELIDCTTIKEVTELLQTQVTPYWETHYTFGGNDSKQAKKNLLKASIELIIINTVVPILFAYGRYKMSEKLCDRAFAFLEALKAENNHIVRMWEEVGLKVETAGDSQALIQLKKDYCDRKECLRCRIGYEYLKQKKQEQ; this is encoded by the coding sequence ATGGAAAAACTTATCCACTATGTTTGGAAACACAAACTATTTCCGCTTGCACAACTCGCTACTATCGACGGGCAATCGGTAGAAGTGATAGACGTCGGATTGCCCAACAGCAATGCAGGACCCGACTTCTTTAATGCCAAAGTGAAGATAGACGGCACATTGTGGGTGGGCAATGTGGAGATACACGATAAGGCTTCCGATTGGTTTACACACAGGCACGACACCGACGCACACTACAACAACGTCGTTTTACACGTTGTAGAACAAGCAGACACTACGGTACGGAAACAAAACGGCGATGTTCCGCCACAGCTTGTACTACCCGTTCCGCAAACTGTAAAGCTGAACTACAAGGAGCTGCTCAGTGCCGATGCTTATCCGCCCTGCTATAAGATTGTTCCTGAACTATCGAAACTGATGGTTCATTCGTGGCTGAACGCATTGCAAACCGAGCGGTTGGAACAGCGCACAACTGCCATCTCAGAGCGTCTGAAGGCTTGTAACGGCAACTGGGAAGCCACTTACTTCGTGTCGTTGGCACGCAACTTCGGCTTCGGAATAAACGGCGATGCCTTCGAACAATGGGCTAAGTCGATTCCGTTTCACGCCGTAGACCATCATCGCGACGACTTGTTTCAAGTAGAAGCGATATTTATGGGACAGGCAGGGCTGCTTCAAGCCGATGCCCTACCTAAGCAACACCACGAAAAAGCAATTGCCGATGCATACTTCCAACGGTTGCAAAGCGAGTACAAATACTTGGCACACAAGTTCTTGCTCACACCGATAGACGCTCAACAGTGGCGGTTTCTAAGGTTGCGACCGCAGAATTTTCCGTACATTCGCATTGCACAGCTTGCACAACTCTATTACAACCGACGGTCGGGATTGGCAGAACTGATAGATTGCACCACTATAAAAGAAGTTACAGAACTGCTGCAAACACAGGTAACACCCTATTGGGAAACGCATTATACCTTCGGCGGCAACGACAGCAAGCAGGCGAAGAAGAACCTGTTGAAAGCGTCAATAGAACTCATTATCATCAATACCGTCGTGCCCATCTTGTTTGCTTACGGCAGATACAAGATGTCTGAAAAGCTCTGCGATCGCGCTTTCGCATTCTTGGAAGCCCTGAAAGCCGAGAACAACCATATTGTAAGAATGTGGGAAGAGGTGGGTCTGAAAGTGGAAACAGCCGGCGATTCGCAGGCTTTGATACAACTGAAAAAAGATTATTGCGACCGTAAGGAGTGTTTACGGTGCAGAATAGGATATGAATACTTAAAACAAAAGAAACAAGAACAATGA